A single window of Helicobacter pylori DNA harbors:
- the rpmB gene encoding 50S ribosomal protein L28 codes for MAKRCALTFKGPMIGNHVSHANNKNKRRLLPNLRSIKIQLDDGTTKRIKVAASTLRTMRKGA; via the coding sequence ATGGCAAAAAGATGCGCTTTAACTTTTAAAGGGCCTATGATAGGCAATCATGTCAGTCATGCGAACAACAAAAACAAGCGCCGCTTACTCCCTAACTTGCGATCGATTAAGATCCAATTAGACGATGGCACGACTAAACGCATTAAGGTGGCTGCTTCCACTTTAAGAACCATGCGTAAAGGGGCTTAG
- a CDS encoding outer membrane family protein, with translation MKLKKRKVAATLLKRFTLPLLFTTGSLGAVTYEVHGDFINFSKVGFNHSPINPVKGIYPTETFVNLTGKLEGSVHLGRGWTVNVGGVLGGQVYDSTRYDRWAKDFTPPSYWDKTSCGTVSSELCMNATKMWQQQGPGGVINTRGIGWEYMGEWNGLFPNYYPANAYLPGHSRRYEVYKANLTYDSDRVHMVMGRFDVTEQEQMDWVYQLFQGFYGTFKLTNKMKFLLFSSWGRGIADGQWLFPIYREKPWGIHKAGIIYRPTKNLMIHPYVYLIPEVETDPGVKIEYDTNPEFNGRGIRNRTAFYALYSYRWNNAEYGRYAPARYNTWDPFLDNGKWRGLQGPGGATLFLRHHIDINNYFVVGGAYLNIGNPNMNLGTWGNIIAVDGIEQWVGSIYSLGFAGIDNITDADAFTEYVKGGGKHGKFSWSVYQRFTTAPRALEYGIGMYLDYQFSKHVKAGLKLVWLEFQIRAGYNPGTGFLGPNGQPLNLNNGLFESSAFAQGPQDMGGIKKSITQDRSHLMTHISYSF, from the coding sequence ATGAAATTAAAGAAACGAAAAGTTGCGGCTACATTGCTAAAGCGTTTTACCTTGCCACTATTGTTCACTACGGGTTCATTAGGGGCGGTTACTTATGAAGTGCATGGGGATTTTATCAACTTCTCCAAAGTGGGTTTTAACCATTCGCCTATTAACCCTGTTAAAGGTATCTACCCCACAGAAACTTTTGTTAACCTTACGGGTAAGCTAGAGGGGTCTGTGCATTTAGGTAGGGGATGGACCGTGAATGTAGGCGGTGTTTTGGGCGGACAAGTTTATGATAGCACTAGGTATGATAGGTGGGCAAAGGATTTTACCCCCCCAAGCTATTGGGATAAAACTTCTTGTGGCACTGTTTCTTCAGAGCTTTGTATGAACGCCACTAAAATGTGGCAACAGCAAGGGCCAGGTGGTGTCATTAACACTAGAGGTATTGGTTGGGAATATATGGGTGAGTGGAACGGCTTGTTCCCTAACTACTATCCGGCTAACGCTTACTTGCCTGGGCATTCAAGGCGCTATGAAGTTTATAAAGCGAATCTCACCTATGACAGCGACAGAGTCCATATGGTAATGGGGCGCTTTGACGTTACGGAGCAGGAGCAAATGGATTGGGTTTACCAATTGTTCCAAGGTTTTTATGGGACTTTCAAGCTCACGAATAAGATGAAGTTCTTGCTCTTTAGCTCTTGGGGTCGTGGTATCGCTGATGGTCAGTGGTTGTTCCCCATTTATCGTGAAAAGCCTTGGGGTATTCATAAAGCCGGTATTATTTATCGCCCTACAAAGAATTTAATGATCCACCCTTATGTGTATCTTATCCCAGAAGTAGAAACAGATCCCGGTGTTAAAATAGAGTATGATACCAATCCGGAGTTTAATGGTAGGGGCATTAGGAATAGAACGGCTTTCTATGCGTTATACAGCTATCGTTGGAATAACGCTGAATACGGTCGTTACGCACCCGCTCGTTATAACACTTGGGATCCGTTCTTGGATAATGGTAAGTGGCGTGGCTTGCAAGGTCCTGGTGGTGCGACACTCTTTTTACGCCACCATATAGACATTAACAACTACTTTGTGGTTGGTGGTGCTTATCTCAACATTGGTAACCCTAACATGAACTTAGGTACTTGGGGTAACATCATCGCTGTGGATGGTATCGAACAATGGGTTGGCAGTATCTACAGCTTAGGGTTTGCGGGGATTGACAACATTACCGACGCTGATGCGTTCACTGAGTATGTTAAAGGTGGAGGCAAGCATGGTAAGTTCAGTTGGAGCGTTTATCAGCGCTTCACCACTGCACCAAGGGCTTTGGAATATGGTATCGGTATGTATCTAGACTATCAGTTCAGCAAGCATGTTAAAGCGGGTCTCAAACTCGTATGGTTAGAGTTCCAAATTCGTGCGGGTTACAACCCTGGAACCGGTTTCCTTGGGCCAAACGGGCAACCGCTTAACTTGAATAATGGTTTGTTTGAATCTTCTGCGTTCGCACAAGGTCCTCAAGACATGGGTGGCATTAAAAAGAGTATCACCCAAGACAGAAGCCATTTGATGACACACATTAGTTATAGTTTCTAA
- a CDS encoding DUF3519 domain-containing protein translates to MAESLKPATTKNLSQGLETTLSGALKYQWTKFTLGTLYRNAPDRILGIKLPKALNEATAGAALKYHIKRALERSHTISDFSKQLELSAKNSQFSNNTLKIIEELNNGVKQASEELKEKATKYEKALKELEKIDETKLTKEQQKVLKVFKGELAQAEIKGVDLDDLYLLESGAKRHGAKKILIRHYGVENTGGLTNEELLNMGEVVKNGSVLLESFEKRNNGVRYAYEWDNNGVKLRLVVDDLDSGNKIFDFYSDRNTTGAGPTQKAPAEKNTILKEAQSQEDLLKKPELENEPPKEAKNLSPLEQANAEKLAKLESEALASEQEFLKAKEQEIKRKEALKKKLEHERGNAGNIESQTKIEVGEDIPTEIQAQIPKSRVRLNEREIYDLDYAIVKAKDLKPSFTTGGTQKRTDMNEKQIKSIAENFDPKKIFGSGGFEDLPIILHDGQVIAGNHRIQGMLNFTPKSRYSYEKAIKEYYHIDLKPDELLVRMPSKRLNHTEINNLAASSNQGRFNSESDHAIAVLSHYEAKLKELDQKLDADSIYSLKNIVAKNLNFDKATHPNVGDSNLALLMFNMPRTKTQGIELLNRWQKEFSNDTKSYEKVKKMFVDNAGSFHNLIHDMNFPNVSLNAYLSNIMDRSFANLKNYQTTSESLKDLSEKFYKTSSLDMFEKSDQATSDISEILGGAIARFARFDDPSKALFEALRSDNIKKGLKEFKIADVTKDMFNPGSKEFKDIDIYDFTHYLLMVNREPNESNESLKRLIEAVKDMQKESEKGIKQKLEKVKE, encoded by the coding sequence ATCGCTGAAAGCTTAAAGCCAGCCACCACTAAGAATTTAAGCCAAGGTTTAGAGACCACTCTAAGCGGAGCGTTAAAGTATCAATGGACTAAATTCACGCTAGGGACACTATACAGGAACGCTCCCGATCGCATTTTAGGGATAAAGTTACCTAAAGCGCTAAACGAAGCCACCGCAGGAGCCGCTTTAAAGTATCACATTAAAAGAGCGTTAGAGCGAAGCCACACAATAAGCGATTTTAGTAAGCAATTAGAACTAAGCGCTAAAAACTCACAATTTAGCAACAACACGCTTAAAATCATTGAAGAGCTTAACAACGGCGTTAAACAAGCAAGCGAAGAATTAAAAGAAAAAGCGACTAAATACGAAAAAGCCTTAAAAGAATTAGAAAAGATTGATGAAACCAAGCTAACTAAAGAACAGCAAAAAGTTTTAAAGGTGTTTAAGGGAGAATTAGCGCAAGCAGAGATTAAAGGCGTAGATTTAGATGATTTGTATTTGTTAGAAAGCGGAGCTAAAAGACACGGAGCGAAAAAAATCTTAATAAGGCATTACGGGGTAGAAAACACCGGAGGGCTAACGAATGAAGAACTACTTAACATGGGAGAAGTGGTTAAAAACGGAAGCGTGTTGTTAGAAAGTTTTGAAAAGCGAAATAATGGAGTGCGATACGCATACGAATGGGATAATAACGGCGTAAAGCTTAGGTTAGTAGTAGATGATTTAGATAGCGGTAATAAGATTTTTGATTTTTATAGCGATAGAAATACCACCGGCGCTGGACCTACCCAGAAAGCACCGGCTGAAAAAAATACTATCCTAAAAGAAGCGCAGAGTCAAGAGGATTTATTAAAAAAACCAGAATTAGAGAACGAACCCCCCAAAGAAGCTAAAAATTTAAGCCCACTAGAACAAGCCAACGCTGAAAAGTTAGCGAAGTTAGAAAGCGAAGCCTTAGCAAGCGAACAGGAATTTTTAAAAGCTAAAGAGCAAGAAATAAAGCGTAAGGAAGCGTTAAAAAAGAAATTAGAACACGAGCGAGGGAATGCGGGCAACATTGAAAGCCAGACTAAAATAGAAGTTGGAGAGGATATACCTACAGAAATCCAAGCGCAGATCCCCAAAAGCCGAGTAAGGCTAAACGAACGAGAGATTTACGATCTAGACTATGCGATCGTGAAAGCGAAAGACTTGAAACCAAGCTTTACCACAGGCGGGACGCAAAAACGCACCGACATGAACGAAAAGCAGATTAAAAGCATTGCTGAAAATTTTGATCCTAAAAAGATATTTGGTAGTGGAGGTTTTGAAGATTTACCGATCATTTTACACGACGGCCAAGTGATCGCAGGAAACCACAGGATCCAAGGCATGCTCAATTTCACGCCTAAAAGCCGTTATTCTTACGAGAAAGCGATCAAAGAATACTATCACATAGATTTAAAACCGGACGAGCTATTAGTAAGAATGCCTTCTAAACGCCTAAACCATACCGAGATCAACAATTTAGCGGCTTCTAGCAATCAAGGACGCTTTAACAGCGAGAGCGATCATGCGATAGCGGTTTTAAGCCACTATGAAGCGAAATTAAAAGAATTAGACCAAAAATTAGACGCTGATAGCATTTACTCACTTAAAAATATCGTCGCTAAAAACCTTAATTTTGATAAGGCTACTCATCCTAATGTAGGCGATAGCAACTTAGCGCTTTTAATGTTTAACATGCCAAGGACGAAGACGCAAGGGATAGAGTTGCTTAATCGTTGGCAGAAAGAATTTTCTAACGACACTAAAAGCTATGAAAAAGTGAAAAAAATGTTTGTAGATAATGCCGGCAGTTTTCACAATCTAATCCATGACATGAACTTTCCTAATGTAAGTCTTAACGCTTATTTAAGCAATATCATGGATCGCAGTTTTGCTAATTTAAAGAATTACCAAACAACAAGCGAGAGCCTGAAAGATTTGAGCGAAAAATTCTATAAAACGAGTTCTTTAGATATGTTTGAAAAGAGCGATCAAGCCACAAGCGATATTAGCGAGATTTTAGGAGGTGCGATCGCACGATTTGCGAGGTTTGATGATCCAAGCAAAGCGTTATTTGAAGCGTTAAGAAGCGATAACATTAAAAAAGGTTTGAAAGAATTTAAAATCGCTGATGTTACTAAGGACATGTTTAATCCTGGTAGTAAAGAGTTTAAGGATATTGATATTTACGACTTCACGCATTACCTTTTAATGGTGAATAGAGAGCCGAATGAAAGTAACGAGAGCTTGAAGCGCTTGATTGAAGCCGTTAAAGACATGCAAAAAGAGAGCGAGAAAGGGATAAAACAAAAACTTGAAAAAGTCAAGGAGTAA
- the mraY gene encoding phospho-N-acetylmuramoyl-pentapeptide-transferase: protein MLYSLLYGYFNINLFQYLTFRAGLGFFIAFFLTLFLMPKFILWAKAKKANQPISSFVPSHQNKKDTPTMGGIVFVFATIVASVLCASLGNLYVLLGIIVLVGFSFVGFRDDYTKINQQSNAGMSAKMKFGMLFVLSLVVSVLLSLKGLDTFLYAPFLKNPLFEMPTMLAVGFWVLVFLSTSNAVNLTDGLDGLASVPSIFTLLSLSIFVYVAGNAEFSKYLLYPKVIDVGELFVVSLALVGSLFGFLWYNCNPASVFMGDSGSLAIGGFIAYNAIVSHNEILLVLMGSIFVVETLSVILQVGSYKTRKKRLFLMAPIHHHFEQKGWAENKVIVRFWIISMLSNLVALLSLKVR from the coding sequence ATGCTCTATTCTTTACTATATGGCTATTTTAATATCAATCTTTTCCAGTATTTGACCTTTAGAGCAGGGTTAGGGTTTTTCATAGCCTTTTTCCTCACGCTTTTTTTAATGCCTAAATTCATTCTATGGGCCAAGGCTAAAAAGGCTAACCAGCCCATTTCAAGCTTTGTGCCAAGCCACCAGAATAAAAAGGATACCCCTACGATGGGGGGGATTGTGTTTGTTTTTGCAACCATTGTTGCGAGCGTGTTGTGCGCGTCTTTGGGCAATCTTTATGTGTTGTTAGGGATAATCGTGTTAGTGGGCTTTAGTTTTGTGGGTTTTAGAGACGATTACACTAAAATCAACCAGCAAAGCAACGCCGGAATGAGCGCAAAAATGAAATTTGGCATGCTTTTTGTCCTTTCGCTTGTAGTGTCTGTTTTATTGAGCCTTAAGGGGTTAGACACTTTTTTATACGCGCCTTTTTTGAAAAACCCCTTGTTTGAAATGCCTACGATGTTAGCGGTTGGTTTTTGGGTGTTGGTTTTTTTATCCACGAGCAATGCGGTGAATTTAACCGACGGCTTAGACGGCTTAGCGAGCGTGCCTAGCATTTTCACCCTTTTAAGCCTTTCTATCTTTGTGTATGTGGCAGGGAATGCGGAATTTTCTAAATATTTGCTCTATCCTAAAGTCATAGATGTGGGGGAATTGTTTGTTGTCTCGCTGGCGTTAGTGGGATCGCTCTTTGGCTTTTTGTGGTATAACTGCAACCCAGCAAGCGTGTTTATGGGCGATAGCGGGAGTTTGGCAATAGGAGGGTTTATCGCTTATAACGCTATTGTTTCGCATAATGAAATCTTACTCGTTTTAATGGGATCGATTTTTGTGGTAGAAACTCTGTCTGTGATCTTGCAAGTAGGGAGCTATAAAACCCGTAAAAAACGCCTTTTTTTAATGGCGCCCATCCATCATCATTTTGAGCAAAAGGGTTGGGCAGAAAATAAGGTGATCGTGCGTTTTTGGATCATTTCTATGCTGAGTAATTTAGTCGCTCTTTTAAGCTTGAAAGTGCGTTAA
- a CDS encoding HpaA family protein: protein MERSFISKKVRVYSKILVALGLSGVLIGCAMNPSAETKKPNDAKNQVQTHERIQTSSEHVTPLDFNYPVYIVQAPQNHHVVGILMPRIQVSDNLKPYIDKFQDALANQIQTIFEKRGYQVLRFQDEKALSDQDKKKIFSVLDLKGWVGILEDLKMNLKDPNNPNLDTLVDQSSGSVWFNFYEPESNRVVHDFAVEVGTFQAVIYTYTSTNNASGGFNSSKSVIHENLDKNKEDAIHRILNRMYAVVMKKAVTELTEENIAKYRDAIDRMKGFKSSMPQKK, encoded by the coding sequence ATAGAGCGTTCGTTTATTTCTAAAAAAGTTAGGGTTTATTCTAAAATATTAGTGGCTTTAGGGCTTTCAGGCGTGTTAATCGGTTGTGCGATGAATCCAAGCGCTGAGACAAAAAAACCAAATGACGCCAAAAATCAAGTTCAAACTCATGAAAGAATACAAACAAGCTCTGAACATGTTACGCCACTAGATTTTAATTACCCGGTGTATATTGTTCAAGCCCCACAAAACCATCATGTTGTAGGTATTTTAATGCCACGCATTCAAGTGAGCGATAATCTAAAGCCCTATATTGATAAGTTTCAAGACGCTTTAGCCAATCAAATCCAGACTATTTTTGAAAAAAGAGGCTATCAAGTGTTGCGTTTTCAAGATGAAAAGGCTTTGAGCGATCAAGATAAGAAAAAGATTTTTTCCGTTTTGGATCTAAAAGGGTGGGTAGGAATCTTAGAAGATTTGAAAATGAATTTAAAAGATCCCAATAATCCTAATTTAGACACGCTAGTGGATCAAAGCTCAGGCTCTGTATGGTTTAATTTTTATGAGCCAGAAAGCAATCGTGTCGTCCATGATTTTGCTGTGGAAGTAGGAACTTTTCAAGCAGTAATATACACATACACCTCTACTAATAACGCTTCAGGAGGGTTTAATTCTTCAAAAAGCGTTATCCATGAAAATTTGGATAAGAATAAAGAAGATGCGATACACAGGATTTTAAACAGAATGTATGCGGTTGTCATGAAAAAAGCTGTAACAGAACTTACAGAAGAAAATATCGCCAAATACAGAGACGCTATTGATAGAATGAAAGGCTTTAAAAGTTCTATGCCTCAAAAAAAGTAG
- a CDS encoding DUF1542 domain-containing protein — MNYPNLPNSVLEITEQPEVKEITNELLKQLQNALNSNSLFTEQVELSLKGIVRILEVLLSLDFFKNANEIDSSLRNSIEWLSNAGESLKNKMKEYEGFFSEFNASMRANEQEVTNILNANTQNIKSEVKKLENQLIETATRLLTSYQIFLNQAKESATAQISTSETQSLEAITQAKTTANNEISNNQTQAINNINEAKVSANNEINTNKQEALNHITQEKNQATSEITEAKKTAFNELLETLKPKFSGLFVGAYYIRNVIYIQGGWEQKVRDLSDYTLEKSKKYEIEVFFQFLSAKTLEAGAFFGLKVQEGFLKESIQKITHKYASQIYYKKLLVESVSGVLSLYHGYFYGNINYFNEAIITIISTKRALKGL, encoded by the coding sequence ATGAATTACCCTAATTTGCCTAACAGCGTTTTAGAAATTACCGAGCAGCCAGAAGTGAAAGAAATCACTAACGAGCTATTAAAACAACTACAGAACGCTTTAAATTCTAATAGTCTTTTTACTGAGCAAGTGGAATTAAGCCTTAAAGGGATCGTTAGGATTTTAGAGGTGCTTTTGAGTTTGGATTTTTTTAAGAATGCGAACGAAATTGATAGCAGTTTAAGAAATTCCATTGAATGGCTGAGTAACGCCGGCGAGAGCTTAAAAAATAAAATGAAAGAATACGAGGGCTTTTTTAGCGAGTTTAATGCGAGCATGCGAGCTAATGAGCAAGAAGTAACGAACATCTTAAACGCTAACACCCAAAACATTAAAAGCGAAGTTAAAAAACTAGAAAACCAATTGATAGAAACCGCTACAAGGCTTTTAACGAGCTATCAAATCTTTTTAAACCAGGCTAAAGAAAGCGCTACAGCGCAAATAAGCACCAGTGAAACCCAAAGCCTTGAAGCGATTACGCAAGCTAAAACAACCGCTAACAACGAGATAAGCAACAACCAAACGCAAGCAATAAATAACATTAACGAAGCAAAAGTTAGCGCTAACAATGAAATAAACACCAATAAGCAAGAAGCTTTAAACCACATCACGCAAGAAAAAAACCAAGCCACAAGCGAGATTACTGAAGCGAAAAAAACCGCATTTAACGAACTTTTAGAAACCTTAAAGCCGAAGTTTAGCGGCTTGTTTGTGGGCGCTTACTATATTCGCAATGTGATTTATATTCAAGGAGGATGGGAGCAGAAAGTCAGGGATTTGAGCGACTACACGCTAGAAAAAAGCAAGAAATACGAAATAGAGGTATTTTTTCAATTTTTGAGCGCGAAAACTTTAGAAGCTGGTGCGTTTTTTGGGCTGAAAGTGCAAGAAGGCTTTTTGAAAGAAAGCATCCAAAAGATCACGCATAAGTATGCATCGCAAATTTATTATAAAAAACTTTTAGTAGAAAGCGTGAGCGGTGTTTTAAGCTTGTATCATGGTTATTTTTACGGGAATATCAATTATTTTAATGAAGCGATCATAACGATTATATCAACAAAGAGGGCTTTAAAAGGGTTATAA
- the hofD gene encoding outer membrane beta-barrel protein HofD: MEIKKYFSYSLFFLLFSSLFLSKLQAYKFNMSIVGKVSSYTKFGFNNQRYQPSKDIYPTGSYTSLLGELNLSMGLYKGLRAEVGAMMAALPYDSTAYQGNNIPNGQPGSRTDPFGAGIFWQYIGWYAGHSGLQVQKPRLAMVHNAFLSYNYKKDKFSFGVKGGRYDAEEYDWFTSYTQGVEGFVKYKDTRFRVMYSDARASASSDWFWYFGRYYTSGKALMVADLKYEKDNLKINPYFYAIFQRMYAPGINITYDTNPNFNNKGFRFVGTFVGFFPIFATPANQNDIILFQQVPLGKSGQTYFFRTRFYYNKWQFGGSVYKNIGNANGDIGIYGDPLGYNIWTNSIYDAEINNIVGADVINGFLYVGSQYRGFSWKILGRWTDSPRADERSLALFLSYFSNKYNIRMDLKLEYYGNITKTGYCIGYCGMYVPADPNGPGTQPLTHNVYSDRSHIMFNITYGFRIY; this comes from the coding sequence TTGGAAATTAAGAAATATTTTTCTTACTCTCTATTTTTTTTGCTTTTTTCTAGTCTTTTTTTGTCCAAACTTCAAGCTTATAAATTCAACATGAGCATTGTTGGAAAGGTGAGTAGCTATACCAAGTTTGGCTTTAACAACCAAAGATACCAGCCTTCTAAAGACATTTATCCTACAGGTAGCTACACTTCTTTGCTCGGCGAATTGAATTTGAGCATGGGGTTATACAAGGGTTTGAGGGCAGAAGTGGGGGCGATGATGGCAGCACTTCCCTATGACTCTACCGCCTATCAAGGCAACAATATCCCTAATGGCCAGCCCGGCTCTAGGACCGATCCTTTTGGGGCGGGTATCTTTTGGCAATATATTGGTTGGTATGCGGGGCATAGTGGTTTGCAAGTGCAAAAACCTCGTTTAGCCATGGTGCATAACGCTTTTTTGAGCTACAACTACAAAAAAGACAAATTCAGTTTTGGCGTGAAAGGGGGTCGCTATGATGCTGAAGAGTATGATTGGTTCACTTCTTACACTCAAGGGGTTGAAGGCTTTGTCAAATATAAAGACACCAGATTCAGGGTGATGTATTCAGACGCTAGGGCTTCAGCGTCAAGCGACTGGTTTTGGTATTTTGGGCGCTACTATACAAGCGGTAAAGCTCTAATGGTAGCTGATTTGAAATATGAAAAAGACAACCTAAAAATCAACCCTTATTTTTATGCGATCTTTCAAAGAATGTATGCACCAGGCATTAATATCACTTATGACACCAACCCTAATTTCAACAATAAAGGCTTTCGTTTTGTAGGCACTTTCGTGGGGTTTTTCCCCATTTTTGCCACTCCAGCCAATCAGAATGATATTATCCTCTTCCAACAAGTGCCGTTAGGAAAAAGCGGGCAAACTTATTTCTTCCGCACCCGTTTTTACTATAATAAGTGGCAATTTGGGGGTAGCGTCTATAAAAATATCGGTAACGCTAATGGCGATATAGGTATTTATGGGGACCCTCTAGGGTATAACATTTGGACGAATAGTATTTATGACGCAGAAATTAACAATATTGTTGGCGCTGATGTTATTAATGGGTTTTTATATGTAGGCTCACAATATAGAGGTTTTAGTTGGAAAATTTTAGGCCGTTGGACGGATAGCCCAAGGGCTGATGAAAGGAGTCTTGCACTCTTTTTGAGTTATTTTTCTAATAAGTATAATATTAGAATGGATTTAAAACTAGAATATTATGGCAATATCACCAAAACAGGCTATTGTATTGGGTATTGTGGCATGTATGTTCCAGCTGATCCTAACGGGCCTGGCACGCAGCCTTTAACGCACAATGTGTATTCTGACCGAAGCCATATAATGTTTAACATCACTTATGGTTTTAGGATTTACTAG
- a CDS encoding potassium channel family protein, translating into MFEKLKFFKIKKDDEIQPEVNLNSEIYEQFKVFRLPLILIQLLVLLGTLGYFALENYSLMQAFFQTTYTMTATGFGALNESQFGPISIFLTSILMFFGAGIIAFSVAILVSVVNKGTLTRLIKEKGMIYKIARLKDHYVICYHNEYTIELSKQFRSAQIPFVVVDNDPSFEEEAIKHKYPYYIIGDPHTNLAMLKTHLSSARGVVALSKILPVNVALMVSVRLFEKELKRKPYYIIASAHSDEGLEKLKKLGADMVVSPTKLMAQRVSAMAVRPDMENILERFINKKDTLLDLEEVIVPKTSWLVLRKLKEAHFREIAKAFVIGITQKDGKYIPMPDGETIIASESKLLMVGTSEGIATCKQLIANHQRPKEVDYISL; encoded by the coding sequence TTGTTTGAAAAGTTGAAATTTTTTAAAATCAAAAAAGACGATGAAATTCAGCCAGAAGTCAATTTAAATTCTGAAATCTATGAGCAATTTAAGGTCTTTAGACTCCCGCTTATTTTAATCCAATTGCTTGTGCTTTTAGGCACTCTGGGATACTTCGCCCTAGAAAATTATAGCCTTATGCAAGCTTTCTTTCAAACGACTTACACCATGACAGCTACAGGGTTTGGCGCTTTAAATGAAAGCCAGTTCGGGCCTATAAGTATTTTTTTAACTTCCATTTTAATGTTTTTTGGGGCAGGAATCATTGCCTTTAGCGTGGCTATTTTAGTTAGCGTGGTCAATAAAGGCACGCTTACCAGATTGATTAAGGAGAAAGGTATGATTTATAAAATCGCGCGCCTTAAGGATCATTATGTGATTTGTTACCACAACGAATACACCATTGAATTGAGCAAGCAGTTCCGCTCCGCTCAAATCCCCTTTGTGGTCGTGGATAATGACCCTAGTTTTGAAGAAGAAGCCATTAAGCACAAATACCCCTACTATATCATAGGCGATCCGCACACCAATTTAGCCATGCTAAAAACCCACTTAAGCAGCGCTAGGGGCGTTGTGGCGTTGTCTAAGATTTTACCGGTGAATGTGGCGTTAATGGTGAGCGTGCGCTTGTTTGAAAAGGAATTAAAGCGCAAACCTTACTACATCATTGCGAGCGCGCATAGCGATGAAGGCTTGGAAAAATTAAAAAAATTAGGGGCTGATATGGTGGTTTCCCCTACAAAACTCATGGCGCAGAGAGTGAGCGCTATGGCGGTGCGTCCGGATATGGAAAATATCTTAGAGCGTTTTATCAATAAAAAAGACACGCTTTTAGACTTAGAGGAAGTGATTGTCCCCAAAACCAGCTGGCTTGTGTTAAGGAAATTAAAAGAAGCCCATTTTAGAGAGATCGCTAAAGCGTTTGTGATTGGTATCACTCAAAAAGATGGCAAATACATCCCCATGCCTGATGGAGAAACGATTATTGCAAGCGAATCCAAACTATTAATGGTTGGCACTTCAGAAGGCATTGCGACCTGTAAGCAACTCATTGCCAACCATCAAAGACCCAAAGAAGTGGATTACATTTCCTTGTGA